CTCGGCCACGAGGGCGTCGGCATCATCGACGAGGCCGGCGCGGCGGTAAGCTCGTTCAAAAAGGGCGACCGGGTTCTCATCTCCTGCGTCACCTCGTGCGGCGCGTGCGTCTATTGCCGGCGGCTCATGTTCTCGCACTGCGTGAATGGCGGCTGGATCCTAGGCAATTCCATCGACGGAACGCAAGCCGAGTTCGTGCGAATCCCCTACGCGGACACGAGTCTCTATCCGATCCTTGATGGCGAGAACGAAGACGCGTTGGTGATGCTCAGCGACATCTTGCCGACCGGATATGAGTGCGGCGTCCTCAACGGCCACATCACCCCGGGAAGCACCGTGGCCATCGTCGGGTCCGGACCGATCGGACTTGCAGCGTTGCTCACGGCCCAATTCTACTCGCCGGCCGAGATCATCATGATCGACCTTGACGGCAAACGCCTTGAAACCGCGAAGCGTTTCGGGGCGACGAGCATCATCAACAGCACCGACGGCAAAGCGCACGAGACTCTCATGAAGATGACGGACGATCGTGGCGTCGACACGGCTATCGAGGCTGTGGGTATTCCTGCGACATTTGAGCTTTGCGAACAGATCGTGGCGGCCGGCGGACATATCGCGAACATCGGCGTGCACGGAAAGCCGGTCTCCCTCCACCTAGAACAACTGTGGGATCGCAACATCGCGATCACGACGCGATTGGTCGACACGGTCAGCACACCGACGCTGCTCAAGATGGTGCGCGCACAGAAAATCGATCCCAACCGGCTCATCACGCATCACTTCAAGCTCGAGGCCATCATCGACGCGTACGACACGTTCGAGCACGCGGCCAAGACCGGCGCGCTCAAAGTCATCATGGACAAGTAACAACTTGTAAATGATAGTGGGGCCACCTGCGGTCGAACGAGAAGATTGCTCTTAACACAACTCACGGGAGGCAACAGGTGGCATCATGAAAGTTTTGGTCATCGGTGCGACGGGAACGATTGGCGCCGCCGTCGTCCAAACACTTGAAGCGCGGCACGAGGTGCTCCGCGCCAGTCATTCTCGCTCCGCACTCACGGTGGATCTAGCGGATCCCGATTCGATCAAGCGCCTTTTCGCGAAGATCGGCCGCGTGGACGCTGTCGTCAGCGCCGCAGGTCAAGCCGTTTTTCGCCCGCTGCCCGATCTCACCGACGCCGACTTCGCCGTCTGCCTTGCAAACAAACTCATGGGCCAGGTCGATTTGGTCCGGTTCGGC
The window above is part of the Candidatus Eremiobacteraceae bacterium genome. Proteins encoded here:
- a CDS encoding zinc-dependent alcohol dehydrogenase family protein gives rise to the protein MTPNSSTLLTPVAPPKNGGVASTMKALVYLGDGKKAYQDAPKPTITAPTDAIVKIVKTTICGTDLHILKGDVPTAQPGRILGHEGVGIIDEAGAAVSSFKKGDRVLISCVTSCGACVYCRRLMFSHCVNGGWILGNSIDGTQAEFVRIPYADTSLYPILDGENEDALVMLSDILPTGYECGVLNGHITPGSTVAIVGSGPIGLAALLTAQFYSPAEIIMIDLDGKRLETAKRFGATSIINSTDGKAHETLMKMTDDRGVDTAIEAVGIPATFELCEQIVAAGGHIANIGVHGKPVSLHLEQLWDRNIAITTRLVDTVSTPTLLKMVRAQKIDPNRLITHHFKLEAIIDAYDTFEHAAKTGALKVIMDK
- a CDS encoding short chain dehydrogenase: MKVLVIGATGTIGAAVVQTLEARHEVLRASHSRSALTVDLADPDSIKRLFAKIGRVDAVVSAAGQAVFRPLPDLTDADFAVCLANKLMGQVDLVRFGIDALADGGSFTLTSGILSRQPTPGGAAISIVNAGIEGFARAAALELPRGLRVNAVAPGWVRETLVAMNMDPQPGV